The proteins below come from a single Mesobacillus jeotgali genomic window:
- the bcp gene encoding thioredoxin-dependent thiol peroxidase, with product MTLAIGEKAPAFELPASNGETVKLSDYAGKNVVLYFYPKDMTPGCTTEACDFRDHHESFEGVDAVILGVSPDPINRHEKFIEKHGLPFLLLADEDHKTAEDYEVWKLKKNFGKEYMGIERSTFIIDKNGNLVKEWRKVKVKGHVEEALEYIKENL from the coding sequence ATGACACTGGCAATAGGTGAAAAAGCACCGGCATTTGAACTGCCGGCCAGCAATGGGGAAACCGTCAAGCTATCTGATTATGCAGGAAAAAATGTGGTCCTTTATTTTTACCCAAAGGATATGACTCCTGGATGCACAACGGAAGCATGTGATTTCAGGGATCACCATGAGAGTTTTGAAGGAGTGGACGCAGTTATTCTTGGAGTAAGTCCCGACCCAATCAATCGCCATGAAAAATTCATCGAGAAACATGGTCTGCCATTCCTGCTATTGGCTGATGAAGATCACAAAACGGCGGAGGATTATGAAGTATGGAAGCTGAAAAAGAACTTTGGCAAGGAATACATGGGAATTGAACGTTCAACCTTCATCATTGATAAGAATGGCAATCTAGTCAAGGAATGGAGAAAAGTAAAAGTGAAAGGCCATGTTGAGGAGGCCCTTGAATATATAAAAGAAAATCTTTAA
- a CDS encoding TetR/AcrR family transcriptional regulator, producing MKEKEKAIIEAAIKLYATKGFASTSIQEIVSESGISKGAFYLYFKSKDALLIAILEYYFDYIQTKLEAYEQEQLPPREKFSLQLAALFNTMLEHKEFIIMQSREQAIPLNEEVKELMIRKYYEAQMYYQSSLRAIYGQKAEPHLWDLALMLEGFFNSYMKLLIFNPEGFKINELVEYILRRVDSLVDGLEGEEPVASEEKVQELINKTKAFFLADTQDIKTILKKMKHAISNLEDTEDLNVSLEVLESEVERESPRIPVIQGMLSNFKAEQSLDSFREAIAEFYGVKG from the coding sequence TTGAAGGAAAAGGAAAAAGCAATCATCGAAGCAGCAATCAAGCTTTATGCGACTAAAGGATTTGCATCCACTTCGATCCAGGAAATTGTATCGGAAAGCGGAATCTCCAAAGGAGCTTTCTATCTATACTTTAAATCCAAGGATGCTTTATTGATCGCGATCCTTGAATACTACTTTGATTATATACAAACGAAGCTTGAAGCGTATGAGCAAGAGCAGCTGCCTCCAAGAGAAAAGTTTTCATTACAGCTGGCTGCGTTATTCAATACAATGCTTGAGCATAAAGAGTTCATCATCATGCAATCAAGAGAACAGGCAATTCCACTGAATGAAGAGGTAAAGGAATTGATGATCCGCAAGTATTATGAAGCCCAAATGTATTATCAAAGCAGCCTGCGTGCTATCTATGGCCAAAAAGCTGAACCGCATCTTTGGGATTTGGCTCTCATGCTTGAAGGGTTCTTCAACTCATATATGAAGCTGCTGATTTTCAATCCAGAGGGCTTCAAGATTAATGAATTAGTGGAATATATACTGAGGAGAGTCGATTCATTAGTGGATGGCCTTGAAGGAGAGGAACCGGTAGCCTCCGAAGAAAAAGTCCAGGAACTTATAAATAAAACAAAGGCGTTCTTCCTGGCGGATACCCAGGATATTAAAACAATCCTCAAAAAAATGAAACATGCGATTTCCAATCTGGAAGATACCGAAGATTTGAATGTTTCGCTGGAAGTACTTGAAAGTGAAGTGGAAAGGGAATCGCCGCGGATTCCAGTAATCCAGGGGATGTTATCGAACTTCAAGGCAGAACAATCGCTGGACAGCTTCCGAGAGGCAATTGCTGAATTTTATGGTGTGAAGGGCTAA
- the ltrA gene encoding group II intron reverse transcriptase/maturase, with translation METNDSLIQRIISPENLNLAFLKVKRNKGAAGVDAKDIEATRLHLKEQGQEIIRLIQDGKYKPQPVRRVEIPKPDGGKRKLGIPTVTDRVFQQAMVQVLTPIFDRQFSHYSYGFRPNKSAHQAIEQARSFIDDGYQFVVDIDLEKFFDKVNHDKLMSLISKTIEDKPTLKLIRRYLQAGIMENGLVTVNKEGTPQGGPLSPLLSNIMLNELDKEIEKRGHKFVRYADDCNIYVKSLKAGERVKQGITDFIERKLKLKVNEEKSAVGKPSARIFLGMSFYSSSNKTRIYVPKKSKKRLEEKLKRLTNRNWGIAMEYRILKINQLIQGWGNYFKVADIKRYAEKIDGHIRRRLRACRWKEWKKTRTKFRNLIRLGIKRYKAWQYANSRKGYWRNSKSPALDQAMNNKYWLQQGLKQLTNIIT, from the coding sequence ATGGAAACTAATGATAGTTTAATTCAAAGAATTATAAGTCCAGAAAACCTAAACCTAGCCTTTCTGAAGGTAAAAAGAAATAAAGGGGCAGCTGGTGTCGATGCGAAAGATATAGAAGCTACCCGCCTTCATCTTAAAGAGCAAGGACAGGAAATCATCAGGCTTATACAGGACGGAAAATATAAGCCCCAGCCGGTAAGAAGAGTCGAAATTCCCAAACCAGATGGCGGGAAGAGAAAGTTAGGAATCCCAACAGTAACAGACCGTGTTTTCCAACAGGCTATGGTTCAAGTCCTAACCCCTATATTTGATAGACAATTTAGCCATTATAGCTATGGTTTTAGACCGAACAAGAGCGCACATCAAGCTATCGAACAGGCTAGGTCATTCATTGACGACGGATATCAATTTGTGGTGGACATTGACCTGGAGAAATTCTTCGATAAAGTGAATCATGATAAACTCATGTCCCTAATTTCCAAGACAATAGAGGACAAACCCACTTTGAAGTTAATCCGACGGTATTTACAAGCAGGAATTATGGAGAATGGATTAGTTACAGTAAATAAAGAAGGGACCCCTCAAGGAGGTCCGCTAAGCCCTCTCCTTAGTAACATCATGCTAAATGAACTGGATAAGGAAATTGAAAAACGTGGACATAAATTTGTCCGTTATGCCGATGACTGCAACATATACGTTAAGAGTCTAAAAGCTGGAGAACGGGTTAAACAGGGTATCACGGATTTTATCGAGAGAAAGTTAAAACTGAAGGTCAACGAGGAGAAAAGTGCAGTGGGAAAGCCATCGGCACGTATATTCTTAGGGATGAGTTTTTACTCTTCGAGCAACAAAACCCGGATATACGTGCCGAAGAAGTCGAAAAAGAGACTCGAGGAAAAGCTTAAAAGGTTAACAAACCGTAACTGGGGAATTGCCATGGAATACCGAATCCTTAAAATCAACCAACTAATCCAGGGATGGGGAAATTACTTCAAAGTAGCTGATATCAAGAGATATGCAGAAAAGATAGACGGTCATATCAGGAGAAGGCTACGTGCTTGTCGCTGGAAAGAATGGAAGAAAACCAGGACTAAATTCCGGAATCTGATTAGATTAGGAATTAAAAGATATAAAGCCTGGCAATATGCAAACTCCCGAAAGGGATACTGGAGAAATTCAAAGAGTCCTGCCTTGGATCAAGCCATGAATAATAAATACTGGCTTCAGCAAGGGTTGAAACAATTAACAAACATTATTACATAA